From Equus przewalskii isolate Varuska chromosome 7, EquPr2, whole genome shotgun sequence, one genomic window encodes:
- the TUG1 gene encoding taurine up-regulated 1, giving the protein LEEALARPPPLPGLVGRRSGRAVDRAIGWRLFLLLWHPALGAQARPPRRAPGGRWRSRRVFLLVRRTRAAAYAFAIRRGVVRVVGGGGQLLRPAPGEAAAAAAAGFGAAGEAGVAGAGLEAWRHPSGPARTQLGGQEGAGGWLVVGFLLCLFLLMPP; this is encoded by the coding sequence CTCGAAGAAGCCCTGGCGCGCCCTCCCCCCCTTCCCGGTCTGGTAGGGCGAAGGAGCGGGCGCGCGGTCGATCGAGCGATCGGTTGGCGGCTCTTTCTCCTGCTCTGGCATCCAGCTCTTGGGGCGCAGGCCCGGCCGCCGCGGCGCGCGCCCGGTGGCCGTTGGCGCTCGCGCCGCGTCTTTCTTCTCGTACGCAGAACTCGGGCGGCGGCCTATGCGTTTGCGATTCGACGAGGAGTCGTCCGGGTGGTCGGCGGCGGCGGGCAGCTGCTCCGCCCCGCTcccggggaggcggcggcggcggcggcggcgggattTGGCGCGGCCGGGGAGGCGGGGGTGGCCGGGGCCGGCCTGGAGGCCTGGCGCCACCCTTCGGGGCCTGCAAGGACCCAGTTGGGGGGGCAagagggggctgggggatggtTGGTGGTGGGCTTTCtactttgcctttttctcctcatGCCGCCTTAG